In the genome of Augochlora pura isolate Apur16 chromosome 8, APUR_v2.2.1, whole genome shotgun sequence, one region contains:
- the Sws gene encoding patatin like phospholipase domain containing sws isoform X3: MEVVELFNENIGSYFFSRWIGRLIEEYQISKTYFIILTLILVVLLIVSIIILRKWKNKEFLPEVKEFVGVGTSKPRFRKRDKVLFYGRKMLRKVKSIGGQVHATGQGKKRKAVMRFARRLLQLKKDSAPQQLKVLEPPAEYLEEDLGPGDRVPPDALYMLQSIRVFGHFEKPVFLKLCKHTEIMNLPAGSILFKIGDPDENLFIVQQGLVNVYITGPDGSQISLKLVKTGESVTSLLSFTDVLTGHTSTYKTVSARTVEDSIVVKLPMCAFQEVFKDHPDTFVRVIQVIMVRLQRVTFTALHQYLGLSAELVNQGTHKKKQSPFSGSPVRSRTKENFSAQNTETLSSAPASTMSEQHEGNDMLYRDISTLSNTQSVPIVINPRPKNNHDWKNQTLSPQPDQNVADMVPECDSHWSNSPITPQQGSQHGSQPDVVHTGNSHRTKKRSAIVEPIQQPLDEAHLVQIATEAFVRELGLEDDTVLKDGKVQIREVPAGTYLMKEESHKDVALVYVVSGSLTVSQRVSEGRDVGQEVHMFSAHQGEIVGGLAVLTGEPSFYTIRAKHPSRIALLSKPTFFSIMREQPTVVLHVAHSVVRRLSPFVRQVDFALDWLFLESGRAVYRQGDESDSTFIVLSGRLRSVITYNNGKKELVAEYGKGDLVGIVEMVTQTPRSTTVMAVRDSELAKLPEGLFNVIKLRFPIVVTRLINLLGHRILGTWQQPHAKNINIDKQRAAATVDTRPAQVNFSTVAIVSVSDDVPLTAFTYELYHSLCAIGPCLRLTSDVVRKTLGSTIMEPANEYRLTSWLAQQEDQHRISLYQCDPTYTLWTQRCVRQADCILIVGLGDRQPSIGRTEREIERLVMRTQKELVLLHKEGGQRPMNTVQWLNMRSWISSHHHIQCPKRMFTRRSQYRINELYSKVLMSEPNVHSDFSRLARWLTGTSVGLVLGGGGARGAAHVGMLKAIIEAGIPIDMVGGVSIGAFMGALWCMEKNITTTTQKAREWSKKMTQWWRQIMDLTYPVTSMFSGKDFNKTIQGTFGDTYIEDLWLPYFTITTDITDSCMRTHTHGLLWRYIRASMTIAGVFPPFCDPLDGHLLVDGCYVNNVPADEMLRQGAHHILAIDVGSQDDTDLTNYGDSLSGWWLLWKRWNPFATPVKVPNLPDIQSRLAYVSCVRQLEEVKNSDYCEYIRPPIDKYKTLQFTNFDEIKDVGYQHGKTYFEGQSKAGVLPRFNADRENARALRAKHQASNQQSVPSYTFTDLAQMVCKVSRGSRYMDSDTDEMEEYEADLEEDAQEVGYASEPTAGILDQSPDENLRRRTGISLSLSDTEAESELDYHPKIF; encoded by the exons ATGGAG GTagtggaattatttaatgaaaatataggATCGTACTTTTTTTCAAGATGGATTGGCAGACTGATCGAGGAATATCAAATATCAAAAACCTACTTTATCATTTTAACACTCATACTTGTAGTTTTATTGAttgtatcaataattattctacgaAAATGGAAGAACAAAGAATTCCTACCAGAAGTGAAAGAATTTGTTGGTGTAGGTACAAGCAAACCCAGATTCAGAAAAAGAGACAAAGTTCTTTTCTatggaagaaaaatgttaagaaaagTCAAATCCATCGGTGGACAAGTACATGCGACTGGACaaggaaagaaacgaaaggCTGTCATGCGATTTGCACGCAGACTGttacaattgaaaaaagaTTCAGCCCCACAGCaattaaaa GTTTTAGAACCACCTGCTGAATATTTAGAAGAAGATCTAGGTCCTGGGGACAGAGTACCGCCGGATGCTTTATACATGTTGCAGAGCATCAGGGTATTCGGCCATTTTGAGAAGCCAGTATTTCTGAAATTATGCAAACACACAGAAATCATGAATTTACCAGCTGgaagcattttatttaaaatcggaGATCcggatgaaaatttatttattgtacaacaaGGCTTGGTGAATGTTTATATTACAGGACCAGATGGTTCTCAAATATCGTTAAAGTTAGTAAAAACAGGAGAATCTGTAACTAGTCTTCTTAGTTTTACGGATGTACTTACTGGTCATACAAGTACCTATAAAACAGTTTCTGCCAGAACTGTGGAGGATTCTATAGTAGTCAAGTTACCAATGTGTGCATTCCAAGAA GTTTTCAAAGATCACCCTGATACATTTGTTCGAGTTATCCAGGTCATTATGGTTCGCCTCCAAAGAGTCACCTTCACTGCACTACATCAATATCTCGGCTTATCCGCAGAATTGGTTAATCAGGGGACTCATAAAAAGAAGCAGAGCCCATTTTCTGGATCTCCGGTCAGATCAAGaaccaaagaaaatttctctgCACAAAACACGGAAACGCTGTCTTCTGCACCTGCATCTACTATGTCGGAACAACACGAGGGGAATGACATGTTATATCGTGACATTAGTACTTTAAGTAATACACAATCTGTACCTATTGTCATAAATCCACG gcCAAAAAATAATCATGATTGGAAAAATCAAACTTTGAGTCCGCAACCAGATCAGAATGTAGCAGATATGGTGCCAGAATGTGATTCTCATTGGTCAAATTCGCCTATAACTCCACAACAGGGATCCCAGCATGGATCACAGCCAGATGTTGTACACACAGGAAATTCTCATCGAACCAAAAAAAGGTCTGCCATTGTTGAACCAATTCAGCAGCCATTAGATGAAGCACATCTCGTACAAATAGCTACAGAAGCATTTGTTAGAGAGCTTGGCCTGGAAGACGATACAGTACTCAAGGATGGCAAGGTTCAAATTAGAGAAGTTCCAGCTGGAACATATTTGATGAAGGAGGAATCTCACAAGGACGTTGCTCTTGTCTATGTTGTATCAGGCTCGCTGACGGTAAGCCAGCGCGTTTCAGAAGGCAGAGACGTAGGGCAGGAAGTTCACATGTTTAGTGCCCATCAGGGTGAAATTGTTGGAGGATTGGCTGTATTGACTGGAGAACCCTCTTTCTATACCATCAGGGCGAAACATCCTAGTCGCATAGCACTTCTCAGTAAAccaacatttttttcaattatgagAGAACAGCCTACCGTCGTTTTACATGTAGCACATTCTGTCGTCCGAAGACTTAGTCCCTTTGTCAGACAGGTTGATTTTGCTCTTGACTGGCTATTCCTTGAAAGTGGAAGAGCTGTGTATAGACAAGGAGACGAGTCGGACTCGACGTTCATTGTATTAAGTGGTCGACTTCGATCAGTGATTACGTACAATAACGGAAAAAAGGAATTGGTCGCGGAATACGGTAAAGGGGACTTGGTAGGCATCGTAGAAATGGTTACGCAAACCCCAAGATCGACCACAGTGATGGCGGTTCGAGACTCTGAGTTAGCAAAATTACCAGAAGGATTGTTCAATGTTATTAAACTTCGTTTCCCGATAGTAGTTACAAGGCTTATTAACCTACTTGGACATCGTATACTTGGTACCTGGCAACAACCGCATGCAAAAAACATCAATATTGATAAGCA acgaGCGGCTGCAACAGTAGATACAAGGCCAGCTCAAGTAAATTTTTCAACGGTTGCTATAGTCTCAGTATCAGATGATGTACCACTGACCGCATTTACCTACGAACTTTACCATTCGCTGTGCGCTATTGGACCATGTTTGCGCCTCACTTCGGATGTTGTCCGAAAA ACTCTAGGCAGTACCATCATGGAACCTGCAAATGAGTATCGATTAACATCATGGTTGGCACAACAAGAAGATCAACACCGAATTTCACTGTATCAATGCGATCCAACGTATACATTGTGGACTCAGCGTTGTGTGCGACAAGCCGATTGTATTCTCATTGTTGGATTAGGAGACAGACAACCATCCATAGGTCGAACCGAACGGGAAATTGAACGTTTGGTAATGAGAACCCAGAAGGAATTGGTACTCTTGCACAAAGAAGGCGGACAACGTCCTATGAATACAGTGCAGTGGTTGAATATGAGATCCTGGATTTCTAGTCATCACCATATTCAGTGTCCCAAGAGAATGTTCACGAGAAGATCACAGTATAGAATT aatGAATTATATTCCAAAGTTCTTATGTCAGAACCAAACGTACACAGTGACTTTAGTAGACTTGCTCGCTGGTTGACTGGAACCTCGGTAGGTCTAGTACTTGGAGGTGGCGGTGCTAGAGGTGCAGCCCATGTAGGAATGTTAAAAGCAATTATTGAAGCCGGAATACCTATAGATATGGTTGGCGGAGTCAGTATTGGAGCATTCATGGGTGCGTTATGGTGCATggagaaaaatattacgaCGACGACTCAAAAAGCTCGTGAATGGTCTAAg AAAATGACGCAATGGTGGAGGCAAATAATGGATTTGACGTACCCAGTGACATCCATGTTCTCTGGGAAAGATTTTAATAAGACGATCCAAGGAACATTCGGTGATACGTACATAGAAGATTTGTGGTTaccatattttacaataaccACAGACATCACTGACTCTTGTATGCGTACTCACACACACG GTTTGCTATGGAGGTACATTCGAGCCAGTATGACCATTGCGGGGGTCTTTCCTCCTTTTTGTGACCCTCTTGACGGGCATCTTTTGGTCGATGGGTGTTATGTTAATAACGTGCCAG cTGACGAAATGTTGAGGCAAGGAGCTCATCACATTCTGGCTATCGATGTTGGATCACAGGATGATACCGATCTGACGAATTACGGTGATTCTCTGTCCGGTTGGTGGTTACTTTGGAAACGATGGAATCCTTTCGCGACACCTGTCAAAGTACCAAATTTACCAGATATACAATCAAGATTAGCGTATGTGAGTTGCGTACGGCAATTGGAAGAAGTTAAGAACTCGGATTACTGCGAATACATCAGGCCAccaatagataaatataaaactcttCAATTCActaattttgatgaaattaagGACGTCGGATATCAACATG GTAAAACTTATTTCGAGGGGCAATCGAAAGCTGGAGTTCTCCCTCGGTTTAACGCTGACAGAGAGAATGCACGTGCTTTACGAGCTAAACATCAAGCGTCAAATCAACAATCTGTACCTTCGTACACTTTCACAGATTTGGCTCAAATGGTGTGTAAAGTCTCTCGAGGAAGTCGATATATGGATTCTGATACAGATGAGATGGAAGAGTACGAAGCGGATTTAGAAGAAGATGCACAAGAAGTAGGCTATGCGTCTGAACCAACTGCCGGTATTCTAGATCAg AGTCCCGATGAAAATCTACGACGAAGAACTGGCATCTCGTTAAGTTTGTCAGATACGGAGGCAGAGTCGGAATTAGATTatcatccaaaaatattttaa